A stretch of the Blastocatellia bacterium genome encodes the following:
- the hutH gene encoding histidine ammonia-lyase, translated as MILLDGNQLSLADVEAVACNQAIVGLAPHAIANINASRAVIDEIIQTEKVVYGVNTGFGKLSDVSIPTDKLRQLQINLVRSHAVGVGEPLSQAESRAMMLLRANVLAKGFSGVRLEVVETLCKLLNSGVNAVIPSKGSVGASGDLAPLAHLALVLIGEGEAFFKGERMPSSQALENAGLQPITLEAKEGISLVNGTQAITAVGSLLIQKALRLADLADLAGAMSLEALHGTPKAADPRIHLARPHAGQKLVAARLIELTKDSEIIESHHNCRRVQDAYSLRCIPQVHGAVRDVISHVKSVLEIEINSATDNPLVFAETKEIISGGNFHGEPLALGLDYLAMALTELGAISERRIERLVNPDLSELPAFLSPEAGTCSGLMIAQVMAVALLGENKVLSHPASVDSLPTSANKEDHVSMGMTSALKLKTIVQNLELILATELLAASQALDFLLPLKPGRGVLTAYEKLRREVPFIKEDVILANYVNKVHQLMFSLVE; from the coding sequence ATGATCCTCTTAGATGGTAATCAATTATCTCTTGCAGATGTTGAAGCAGTTGCTTGCAATCAAGCAATTGTAGGTCTTGCCCCTCACGCAATAGCAAATATTAATGCTTCCCGTGCAGTTATTGATGAAATTATCCAAACGGAAAAAGTAGTTTATGGAGTAAATACCGGTTTTGGTAAACTTTCAGATGTTAGCATTCCTACAGATAAACTACGTCAATTACAAATTAATTTAGTTCGCTCACATGCCGTTGGAGTAGGTGAACCACTTAGCCAAGCAGAATCACGCGCTATGATGCTGCTACGTGCAAATGTTTTGGCAAAAGGCTTTTCTGGTGTTCGATTGGAAGTTGTAGAAACCCTTTGTAAATTGCTAAATTCTGGTGTTAATGCTGTTATTCCAAGCAAAGGTTCAGTAGGTGCAAGCGGAGATCTTGCCCCGCTTGCCCATTTAGCCCTAGTTTTAATTGGTGAAGGAGAAGCATTTTTTAAAGGCGAACGAATGCCTAGCAGTCAAGCACTAGAAAACGCGGGTCTTCAACCAATCACCTTAGAAGCTAAAGAGGGGATTTCTTTAGTTAATGGTACTCAAGCAATTACAGCAGTAGGTAGTTTGCTAATTCAAAAAGCACTTAGACTTGCAGATCTAGCAGATTTAGCAGGAGCAATGTCTTTAGAAGCCTTGCATGGAACGCCAAAAGCCGCTGATCCAAGAATCCATCTAGCCCGCCCACACGCCGGGCAAAAACTAGTAGCAGCCCGCTTAATTGAACTTACAAAAGATAGCGAAATTATAGAATCTCACCACAATTGCAGGCGTGTCCAAGATGCTTATAGCTTAAGATGTATTCCTCAAGTACATGGCGCAGTTCGTGATGTTATTTCTCATGTAAAGAGCGTTTTAGAAATAGAAATCAATAGCGCGACAGACAACCCGCTAGTTTTTGCTGAAACAAAAGAAATTATCTCTGGTGGTAATTTTCATGGCGAACCGCTTGCGCTAGGGCTAGATTATTTAGCAATGGCTTTAACTGAACTTGGCGCAATTTCTGAACGTCGAATTGAGCGATTAGTTAATCCAGACCTTTCAGAACTACCAGCATTTCTTAGCCCCGAAGCGGGAACTTGTTCTGGGCTAATGATTGCTCAAGTTATGGCTGTAGCATTACTAGGTGAAAATAAAGTATTGTCTCATCCTGCTTCGGTTGATTCACTACCTACATCAGCTAACAAAGAAGACCATGTAAGTATGGGAATGACTAGCGCATTAAAATTAAAAACTATTGTACAAAACCTAGAACTTATCCTTGCTACTGAACTTTTAGCAGCATCTCAGGCGTTAGATTTTCTCCTCCCACTTAAGCCAGGGCGAGGAGTATTAACAGCTTATGAAAAATTACGTCGAGAAGTTCCTTTTATTAAAGAAGATGTAATACTTGCAAATTATGTTAACAAGG
- a CDS encoding Uma2 family endonuclease yields MSRVKNVDSLPKIHYPERDGKRMADNTEQFDWIVTIKQGLELEFANDPNVFIAGDLLWYPVEGDNKTRVAPDTMVAFGRPKGPRGSYRQWDEGNIAPQVVFEILSPGNRPKEMQEKLEFYERFGVEEYYLINPTGKKKYLKGWRRVGNKLIDIVPMNNWVSPRLRIRFEFQNNETKLYHADGSPFESYVEIGQKRQLAQEQTKKALEEVEKERQKTEKLLAKLRDLGIDPNDI; encoded by the coding sequence GTAAAAAATGTCGATTCTCTACCAAAAATTCACTACCCAGAGAGAGACGGAAAACGCATGGCAGACAATACCGAGCAATTTGACTGGATAGTAACCATTAAGCAAGGCTTAGAACTTGAATTTGCTAATGATCCAAATGTTTTTATTGCTGGTGATTTGCTTTGGTATCCTGTAGAAGGCGATAATAAAACCCGTGTTGCTCCTGATACAATGGTAGCTTTTGGCCGTCCAAAAGGCCCTCGTGGTTCTTATAGACAATGGGATGAGGGAAATATTGCTCCTCAAGTTGTTTTTGAAATTCTTTCTCCTGGGAATCGACCAAAAGAAATGCAGGAAAAGTTGGAATTTTATGAAAGATTTGGAGTAGAAGAATATTACTTAATTAATCCAACAGGCAAAAAGAAATATCTTAAAGGCTGGCGACGTGTTGGAAATAAATTAATTGATATTGTCCCAATGAATAATTGGGTTAGCCCTCGTTTAAGAATTAGGTTTGAGTTTCAAAATAATGAAACCAAACTTTATCATGCAGATGGAAGCCCTTTTGAAAGCTATGTTGAAATAGGCCAAAAACGCCAATTAGCTCAAGAGCAAACTAAAAAAGCATTAGAAGAAGTTGAGAAAGAGCGTCAAAAAACTGAAAAGCTTCTAGCTAAATTACGCGATCTAGGAATTGATCCAAACGATATTTAG